Proteins from a single region of Kluyveromyces lactis strain NRRL Y-1140 chromosome A complete sequence:
- the MTD1 gene encoding methylenetetrahydrofolate dehydrogenase (NAD(+)) (highly similar to uniprot|Q02046 Saccharomyces cerevisiae YKR080W MTD1 NAD-dependent 5 10-methylenetetrahydrafolate dehydrogenase plays a catalytic role in oxidation of cytoplasmic one-carbon units expression is regulated by Bas1p and Bas2p repressed by adenine and may be induced by inositol and choline), with translation MSTEKPGRTILASSISKTYVQEITGKVESLRNIRPDGPLLVGFLANNDPAAEMYASWTQKTCESMGFRYELRRIEDRDFLEEAIIDANQDDSVDGIMIYFPVFGNAQDQYLQQVVSREKDVEGLNHVYYQNMYHNIRYLDDQKQLKSILPCTPLAVVKILEYLKVYNNLLPEGNRLYGKKCVVVNRSEIVGRPLAALLANDGADVFSVDINNIQKFTRGQGLKFTKHHVEDLGAYSEELLKECCKDADVIITGVPGEKYKFPTDYIKEGAICINFSSEKNFDESVKSKASLYVPSTGKVTISMLLRNMLRLVENKQKLQNRSASTN, from the coding sequence ATGTCTACAGAAAAGCCAGGCCGTACCATATTAGCGTCTTCTATTTCTAAAACTTACGTTCAAGAAATTACTGGAAAGGTGGAAAGTCTCAGGAATATTAGACCAGATGGTCCGTTATTAGTTGGGTTTTTGGCCAATAATGATCCAGCTGCAGAGATGTACGCTTCCTGGACTCAAAAGACTTGCGAGTCTATGGGGTTCCGTTACGAGTTgagaagaattgaagatagAGACTTCTTGGAAGAAGCTATCATCGATGCTAACCAAGATGATTCCGTTGATGGTATCATGATCTATTTCCCTGTGTTCGGAAACGCACAAGATCAGTATTTGCAACAAGTGGTATCAAGGGAAAAAGATGTAGAAGGGTTGAATCACGTTTATTATCAGAATATGTACCATAACATTAGATATTTGGATGATCAGAAACAGTTGAAATCGATACTACCATGCACTCCATTAGCTGTAGTGAAAATCTTGGAGTATTTGAAAGTTTATAACAATTTGTTACCAGAAGGGAACAGACTCTATGGGAAGAAATGTGTTGTAGTGAATAGATCTGAAATTGTTGGTAGACCTCTAGCTGCTCTGTTAGCAAATGATGGTGCTGATGTGTTTTCTGTtgatatcaacaacattCAGAAGTTCACACGTGGGCAAGGTTTGAAGTTTACGAAACATCATGTAGAAGACTTGGGTGCATATTCAGAGGAGCTATTGAAGGAATGCTGTAAAGATGCTGACGTGATAATAACAGGTGTTCCTGGTGAAAAATACAAGTTCCCTACTGATTACATTAAAGAAGGCGCTATCTGTATCAATTTTTCCTCAGAGAAGAATTTCGATGAGTCTGTGAAATCAAAAGCATCGCTATACGTTCCAAGCACCGGTAAAGTAACCATCTCCATGCTGTTGAGAAACATGCTCAGATTAGTAGagaacaaacaaaaattgCAAAACCGTTCAGCCTCCACGAATTAA
- the GYP1 gene encoding GTPase-activating protein GYP1 (similar to uniprot|Q08484 Saccharomyces cerevisiae YOR070C GYP1 Cis-golgi GTPase-activating protein (GAP) for the Rab family members Ypt1p (in vivo) and for Ypt1p Sec4p Ypt7p and Ypt51p (in vitro) involved in vesicle docking and fusion): MAIRSSSSSRIDQSPREMFQRSNSNTSSSPNIVGSLLKSWKKSTDSFTDSKKHSSRNSPSARHMSPLRAPSHNGSQTHLHHHNHHLHHTTRDKYFKDLDEDWSAVIDDYNMPIPMINNGGIETTLRPPAVIQDDRAIESQKSSMDSYQGTIPNLNRTISNDLKLQYQIEVEKDVQELNSLMVRIEKFKKLIKPKDSTTQVNLPEIRKLAWNGIPMVHRPVVWKLLIGYLPSNLKRQEQVLNRKRLEYKQGVDHIFSDNHEKDVTTWHQIEIDIPRTNPHIPLYQFESVHNSLKRILYFWAIRHPASGYVQGINDLVTPFFQVFLSEYLSPSAKDDVYSLDPLTYLTAEQLSDVEADCFWCLSKLLEQITDYFIHGQPGILKQVKHLSQLVKRIDCDLFSHFESEHVEFLQFSVRWMNCLLMREFQMSMVIRMWDTYLSETSLETSIVSEDLMSDASTSLDRKSRTSSSGPSSSDSRQTTLSEFHVFVCAAFLVKWSDELMKMDFQEIITFLQNPPTKSWKESDIEMLLSEAYIWQSLYKDATSHWR; encoded by the coding sequence ATGGCTATCCGTTCTTCGTCTAGTAGTAGGATAGATCAATCTCCTAGGGAGATGTTTCAAAGGTCTAATTCGAATacttcatcatcacctAATATTGTTGGATCGTTGCTAAAATCATGGAAGAAATCTACGGATTCATTTActgattcaaagaagcaTTCTTCTAGGAATTCACCGTCAGCACGTCACATGTCTCCATTGAGAGCTCCGTCTCATAACGGGTCTCAGACCCATTTGCATCACCATAATCATCATTTACACCATACTACAAGGgataaatatttcaagGACCTAGATGAGGATTGGAGTGCAGTGATAGATGATTATAATATGCCGATACCGATGATTAATAACGGTGGTATAGAAACCACTCTGCGGCCTCCAGCTGTGATACAGGACGATCGAGCCATTGAATCACAGAAATCCTCAATGGATTCTTATCAAGGAACTATCCCAAATTTGAATAGGACCATCAgtaatgatttgaaattacaGTATCAGATTGAAGTGGAGAAGGATGTGCAAGAGTTGAATAGTTTGATGgttagaattgaaaagttcaaaaaattgatcaaaccAAAGGATTCCACCACGCAGGTGAACCTACCCGAGATCCGTAAGTTGGCTTGGAATGGTATCCCCATGGTACATAGACCTGTTGTATGGAAGCTTTTGATTGGATACTTACCGAGTAATTTGAAGAGACAAGAACAGGTATTGAACCGTAAAAGACTGGAATATAAGCAGGGTGTAGATCATATCTTTTCCGATAACCATGAGAAAGATGTAACAACTTGGcatcaaattgaaattgacaTACCGAGAACCAACCCACATATTCCATTGTACCAATTCGAATCAGTTCATAATTCATTGAAACGGATATTGTATTTTTGGGCCATAAGACATCCTGCCAGTGGTTACGTACAGGGGATCAACGATCTAGTGACACCTTTTTTCCAAGTGTTTTTGTCCGAATACCTTTCACCATCGGCAAAGGATGACGTTTACAGTTTAGATCCGCTGACGTATTTGACTGCAGAGCAGTTGTCTGATGTAGAAGCGGATTGTTTCTGGTGTCTATCCAAACTCTTGGAACAAATCACAGATTATTTCATCCATGGTCAGCCTGgaatattgaaacaagtCAAACACCTCAGTCAGTTGGTGAAAAGAATAGATTGTGATTTATTCAGCCATTTCGAATCTGAGCACGTTGAATTCTTACAATTTAGTGTCAGATGGATGAACTGTTTGTTGATGAGAGAGTTCCAAATGTCAATGGTGATACGAATGTGGGATACATACCTCTCCGAGACTTCTTTGGAGACAAGCATAGTCTCAGAGGATCTCATGTCTGACGCATCGACTTCTCTGGATAGAAAGTCGAGAACATCGTCATCAGGGCCCTCATCTTCAGACTCCAGACAAACTACTCTCAGTGAATTTCATGTTTTCGTTTGTGCAGCTTTCCTAGTGAAATGGTCAGACGAATTAATGAAGATGGACTTCCAAGAGATAATTACATTCTTACAAAATCCACCGACAAAATCGTGGAAGGAATCTGATATAGAAATGTTACTAAGTGAAGCTTACATATGGCAGTCGTTGTACAAAGATGCTACTTCTCATTGGAGGTGA